Proteins encoded in a region of the Candidatus Brocadia sp. genome:
- a CDS encoding methylated-DNA--[protein]-cysteine S-methyltransferase — MGTKVRVNNPEIIYFGSFFTAIGHVYIAKNARGVCRISFPHTSEEDFPRPYLKGTLVKIQKNDSLLKAEIDILKRYFEGKRVNFDFPLDLSEGTAFQQKVWRKLREIPYGERRSYKWVAEQIGHPLAARAVGLANNKNPFPPVVPCHRVVGSDGSLTGYAFGIHIKKYLLEMECKAVCDSGFCIL, encoded by the coding sequence TTGGGCACAAAGGTTCGAGTAAATAATCCGGAAATAATTTATTTTGGCAGTTTTTTTACAGCAATAGGCCACGTGTACATTGCAAAAAACGCAAGAGGGGTTTGCCGGATTTCATTCCCCCACACCAGTGAGGAAGATTTTCCACGTCCATATTTGAAAGGCACATTGGTAAAAATCCAGAAAAACGATTCACTTCTGAAAGCCGAAATAGATATATTAAAAAGATATTTTGAAGGTAAACGGGTAAACTTCGATTTTCCTTTAGACTTAAGTGAAGGTACTGCATTTCAACAAAAGGTGTGGAGAAAATTACGAGAAATACCTTATGGAGAACGTCGGTCATATAAGTGGGTTGCAGAACAGATTGGACATCCCCTTGCCGCGAGGGCGGTGGGTCTGGCAAATAATAAAAACCCTTTTCCCCCAGTTGTTCCCTGCCACAGAGTTGTCGGTTCTGATGGTTCATTAACTGGGTATGCCTTCGGGATACACATCAAAAAATATTTGTTAGAAATGGAATGTAAGGCAGTTTGTGACAGTGGTTTTTGCATACTGTGA
- the speE gene encoding polyamine aminopropyltransferase, translating to MEKAPVNWIDDYFNSYELHKHAFKDVVCQVQSEIQKIIIVDTYNFGRCLILDNEFQSAETDEFIYHEALVHPSLVLHPGAENVLILGGGEGATLRETLRYQTVIKAVMVDIDKEMIHCSKKFLSSFHAGSFDDNRVELVIEDGRKYLERIQDRFDVIIVDVNDPLEGGPSYMLFTLEFYQIVAERLKEDGILIIQSGAASVSENDAFTSICNTLSKVFPHVFPYVTYIPSYALQWGFSMATYNPSNLDITGEEIDARVNSRIIGGLRFYDSITHHALFNLPKYLRADIQKQKHVIRDKDPLKEHYPGISVDKP from the coding sequence ATGGAAAAGGCTCCGGTAAATTGGATAGATGATTATTTTAACAGTTACGAATTGCACAAACATGCCTTCAAGGATGTTGTATGCCAGGTTCAGTCAGAGATCCAAAAAATTATCATAGTCGATACCTATAATTTCGGAAGATGTCTCATCCTTGATAATGAGTTTCAATCGGCGGAAACTGATGAATTTATCTACCATGAAGCACTGGTACACCCTTCTCTTGTTTTACATCCGGGCGCAGAAAACGTACTTATTCTGGGGGGTGGCGAAGGGGCAACGTTGCGAGAGACGCTTCGCTATCAAACGGTAATAAAAGCCGTAATGGTTGATATTGATAAGGAAATGATACATTGTTCCAAAAAGTTTCTTTCCTCATTTCACGCTGGCTCATTTGATGACAACCGTGTGGAACTCGTCATTGAAGACGGCAGAAAATATCTGGAACGGATACAGGATAGGTTTGATGTGATCATTGTAGACGTAAATGACCCGTTAGAGGGTGGGCCATCATATATGCTTTTTACCCTGGAATTTTATCAGATTGTTGCAGAAAGGCTTAAAGAGGATGGAATACTCATCATACAGTCGGGTGCAGCCTCTGTTTCAGAGAACGATGCATTTACTAGCATTTGCAATACATTAAGCAAGGTGTTTCCACATGTATTCCCCTATGTTACATATATCCCTTCTTACGCACTCCAGTGGGGATTTTCCATGGCAACATATAACCCATCTAATCTTGATATCACGGGTGAAGAAATTGATGCAAGGGTCAATTCAAGGATTATCGGCGGGCTTCGTTTTTACGATAGTATTACACATCATGCACTATTTAATCTACCAAAATATTTACGGGCAGACATCCAAAAACAAAAGCATGTAATACGGGATAAAGACCCCCTAAAAGAACACTATCCCGGTATTTCTGTGGACAAGCCGTAA
- the speD gene encoding adenosylmethionine decarboxylase: protein MDALGRHIILEMWGCCHDIIDNVDVVKEILTKATKSIKATLVDVVCHRFSPYGVTGVAILAESHISVHTWPEHAYAAADVFICGGNIINPQNAAAFIIQAFHAKETSLLELKRGNLSSRKIQDGKTMEMNVNILDSCSPICL, encoded by the coding sequence ATGGATGCATTAGGTAGACACATCATTTTGGAGATGTGGGGATGTTGTCACGATATCATTGACAACGTTGATGTTGTAAAAGAAATTCTCACAAAAGCTACAAAGTCCATAAAGGCAACATTGGTAGATGTCGTGTGTCATCGATTTAGCCCCTACGGTGTTACGGGAGTCGCAATTCTTGCAGAGTCTCATATTTCAGTTCATACATGGCCTGAACATGCGTATGCCGCAGCAGACGTCTTCATTTGTGGTGGCAACATCATCAACCCACAAAATGCCGCTGCTTTTATAATACAGGCATTTCATGCAAAAGAAACCTCCCTGTTAGAATTGAAAAGAGGAAATCTCTCGTCCAGGAAGATACAAGATGGCAAAACGATGGAAATGAATGTAAATATCTTGGATTCTTGTTCTCCAATCTGTTTATAG
- the murC gene encoding UDP-N-acetylmuramate--L-alanine ligase, protein MRGSCGDFRKFSYHFVGIGGIGMSAIAQVLREKGHIVGGSDRNYDKNITQDIFSKLLIQGISLHPQDGSGVKENTDYVVVSSAIEEDNPDVKKARIFDKKIIKRADLLAEMFNPGYGIAIGGTNGKTTVSCMVGYILDFAGLSPTIIVGGCIKNYVNNSSLGNAKTGASDIISIEADESDGSIVLYTPRVSVITNISKDHKSTEEISKMFITLSQNTRERLILNTDCPYLRMIDFEHKSVVTYGLDNNAGLCAKNIAYKSFQSTFTVDNQAFEINLPGSYNVSNALAAIAVARSLNISDSKTAAALREFRGVQRRMDITGEVDGIRIIDDYAHNPEKVMAAINAVKLGCKRVIAIFQPHGYGPTNFMKEEFVEAFTKVLSPHDILFMPEIFYAGGTARKNISSADIVKRVREGGKNAFFIERRDDIIPAIHKMVSAGDGILVMGARDNTLTEFCQKILHSIKNQFDTLICSFPDRNKE, encoded by the coding sequence ATGAGGGGGAGTTGTGGAGATTTCAGGAAATTTTCGTATCACTTCGTAGGTATAGGTGGCATTGGTATGAGTGCAATTGCCCAGGTTCTCAGGGAGAAAGGTCATATTGTCGGTGGTTCTGACAGAAATTACGATAAAAATATTACCCAGGATATATTCTCCAAGCTCTTAATCCAGGGTATTTCACTCCATCCTCAGGATGGTTCTGGTGTTAAAGAAAATACCGACTACGTAGTTGTTTCCTCCGCTATCGAAGAAGATAACCCTGATGTTAAAAAAGCACGTATATTTGACAAAAAGATTATAAAGCGTGCCGACCTCCTTGCTGAAATGTTTAACCCTGGATATGGCATTGCTATTGGAGGAACGAATGGAAAGACCACGGTAAGTTGTATGGTGGGCTACATCCTCGACTTTGCCGGCCTGTCTCCCACCATTATCGTAGGTGGCTGTATCAAAAATTATGTAAACAACTCCTCCTTAGGTAACGCAAAGACGGGTGCCTCGGATATTATTTCCATTGAGGCTGACGAGAGTGACGGCAGCATTGTTTTGTATACACCCCGCGTATCCGTTATTACCAATATCTCGAAAGATCACAAGTCTACCGAAGAGATATCGAAGATGTTTATAACTCTTTCACAAAACACACGGGAAAGGCTCATTCTCAATACCGATTGTCCGTATCTGAGAATGATAGATTTTGAGCATAAGAGTGTTGTTACCTATGGATTAGACAACAACGCCGGTCTATGTGCAAAAAATATAGCCTACAAATCATTTCAATCCACATTCACCGTGGACAATCAGGCCTTTGAGATAAATCTCCCCGGTAGTTACAATGTATCGAACGCACTTGCAGCTATCGCTGTGGCGAGGAGTTTAAACATCAGTGATAGCAAAACAGCAGCAGCACTGAGAGAATTCAGGGGTGTACAACGCAGGATGGATATTACCGGTGAGGTTGATGGAATAAGGATAATAGACGACTATGCCCACAATCCTGAAAAAGTTATGGCAGCAATAAATGCTGTAAAGCTTGGCTGTAAGCGGGTCATTGCCATCTTTCAGCCGCACGGTTATGGTCCCACCAATTTTATGAAAGAGGAATTTGTCGAAGCATTTACGAAAGTTCTTTCTCCTCACGACATACTTTTTATGCCAGAAATATTCTATGCCGGAGGCACTGCAAGAAAAAATATCTCTTCTGCCGATATTGTTAAACGGGTAAGAGAAGGCGGCAAAAATGCCTTTTTTATTGAAAGGAGAGACGATATTATTCCAGCAATTCATAAGATGGTTTCTGCCGGTGACGGTATCCTTGTTATGGGGGCCCGGGATAATACGCTCACAGAATTTTGCCAAAAAATTTTACATTCAATTAAAAATCAATTTGATACCTTAATTTGTTCTTTCCCTGATAGAAACAAAGAATAA
- the gndA gene encoding NADP-dependent phosphogluconate dehydrogenase — protein MSKNQFGLVGLAVMGQNLVLNAADHGFRVSVFNRTAEKTHEFMAGEARGKSITATYTMEEFVNSLERPRTVQIMVKAGRAVDDVISQLKPLLDAGDIIIDGGNTFFSDTERRARELGSINLRFIGMGVSGGEEGARYGPSLMPGGTKEAYAIIEPLVTAIAAKAPSDGTPCVTYIGPGGAGHYVKMVHNGIEYGDMQLIAESYAVLKTAINPSPEEFHRIFSDWNAGELSSFLIEITADIFTKRDDKTGKPLVDLVLDKAGQKGTGKWTSQNALDIGAAIPTITAAVDGRILSSMKEERVAAAKILFGPKGTYSGDRQKIIDAARAALYASKICSYAQGMALLKKASSEYGYGLDLCEIARIWRAGCIIRARLLDDITHAYRRNPALPNLLMDDEFKQAIQSRQDAWRFAVKTAVDLGIPVPAMSASLAYFDSYRSERLPANLIQAQRDYFGAHTFERVDQPGVFHTNWKEK, from the coding sequence ATGTCAAAAAACCAATTTGGACTTGTTGGGCTTGCCGTTATGGGGCAAAATCTGGTCTTGAATGCCGCAGACCACGGTTTTCGTGTCTCGGTTTTCAATCGTACCGCAGAAAAAACCCATGAATTTATGGCGGGTGAGGCAAGAGGCAAGAGTATTACCGCTACTTATACGATGGAAGAGTTCGTCAATAGCCTGGAGCGTCCACGCACCGTTCAGATTATGGTCAAGGCCGGTAGGGCGGTGGATGACGTTATCAGCCAGCTAAAACCGTTGCTGGATGCAGGCGATATCATCATTGATGGCGGCAACACCTTTTTTTCCGACACCGAGCGGCGGGCAAGAGAGTTGGGATCAATAAACCTGCGCTTTATCGGCATGGGCGTTTCCGGTGGGGAGGAAGGTGCCCGCTACGGTCCCAGCCTGATGCCGGGTGGCACCAAAGAGGCATACGCCATTATTGAGCCGCTGGTAACGGCCATTGCAGCAAAAGCGCCGTCAGACGGTACGCCATGTGTAACCTACATTGGTCCTGGTGGTGCTGGTCATTACGTCAAGATGGTGCACAACGGCATTGAGTACGGCGATATGCAACTGATCGCCGAGAGTTATGCTGTGCTCAAAACTGCCATCAATCCCTCACCAGAGGAATTTCATCGGATTTTTAGCGACTGGAACGCCGGAGAACTTTCCTCTTTTCTTATCGAAATTACTGCCGACATCTTTACCAAACGGGATGATAAAACCGGTAAACCACTGGTTGATTTAGTTTTGGATAAAGCCGGGCAAAAGGGTACCGGCAAGTGGACCAGCCAAAACGCCCTCGATATCGGTGCCGCTATTCCCACGATTACGGCAGCGGTAGACGGGCGCATTCTTTCCTCCATGAAAGAAGAACGGGTGGCTGCCGCTAAAATACTCTTCGGCCCGAAGGGTACCTATAGTGGTGACCGGCAAAAAATCATTGACGCAGCACGGGCTGCGCTGTATGCATCAAAGATTTGCTCCTATGCGCAGGGCATGGCCCTGCTCAAAAAAGCCTCGTCAGAATATGGCTACGGCCTGGACTTATGTGAAATTGCCCGTATTTGGCGTGCCGGGTGCATTATTCGTGCCAGGTTATTGGACGATATTACGCATGCCTACCGTCGCAACCCGGCCCTGCCCAATCTGCTGATGGATGATGAATTCAAACAAGCTATCCAAAGCCGGCAGGACGCCTGGCGTTTTGCCGTTAAGACGGCTGTTGATTTGGGAATTCCTGTACCAGCAATGAGCGCCTCACTGGCCTATTTTGACTCATACCGCTCAGAACGTCTCCCTGCCAACCTTATCCAGGCCCAACGCGATTATTTCGGGGCACACACCTTTGAAAGGGTCGATCAACCAGGTGTATTTCACACGAATTGGAAGGAAAAATAA
- a CDS encoding SagB/ThcOx family dehydrogenase — protein MSYYKSIKSYMQIYLNIRTLSIAIASFALLANFYVPLSHSKDVKKELSIGERFHHETSLTWLGVIGDLFHRRPKRPPQYKNYPDSKVIILPKPEYRGISLESAIEKRRSVRNYSSKPLTLLQLSQLLFSAQGITGKSYDQPLRTAPSAGALYPFEIYVIANNAEGLPQGIYHYAVLNHSLELVKLGDFRKVITDAGLKQEMLGDAHVTFVLSAIFDRIRHKYGERGFRYVYMEAGHISQNIYLQAVSLGLGSVSVGAFLDEEVNQLIGVDGQNEAVIYLHAVGTL, from the coding sequence GTGTCATACTATAAATCTATTAAAAGTTATATGCAAATTTATTTAAACATAAGGACTCTTTCTATTGCAATAGCCAGTTTTGCGCTTTTAGCAAATTTTTATGTACCGTTGTCCCATAGTAAAGACGTGAAGAAGGAATTAAGCATTGGTGAGCGTTTCCATCACGAAACTTCTTTGACATGGCTTGGTGTCATAGGGGATTTGTTTCACCGTAGACCAAAGAGGCCACCGCAATATAAGAACTATCCTGATTCAAAGGTAATAATATTACCGAAACCAGAATACCGTGGAATATCCCTTGAATCGGCCATTGAAAAGCGGCGTTCCGTCCGTAACTATTCCAGCAAGCCACTTACTTTGCTTCAATTATCCCAGCTACTGTTTTCGGCACAGGGAATAACGGGCAAATCATATGATCAACCCCTCCGCACGGCACCCTCCGCAGGTGCCCTTTATCCCTTTGAGATTTATGTAATTGCTAACAATGCGGAGGGTTTGCCTCAGGGTATCTACCATTATGCCGTGCTTAATCATTCGTTAGAGTTGGTAAAGCTTGGGGACTTTAGAAAAGTGATTACCGACGCTGGATTAAAGCAAGAGATGTTAGGAGATGCTCATGTTACCTTTGTATTATCGGCCATCTTTGACCGGATTCGTCACAAGTATGGAGAACGTGGCTTTCGCTACGTATACATGGAGGCCGGGCATATTAGCCAGAACATTTACCTGCAGGCAGTTTCTCTGGGACTCGGTTCTGTGAGTGTGGGTGCATTTCTGGATGAAGAAGTAAACCAGCTCATTGGTGTCGATGGCCAAAATGAGGCCGTTATTTATCTGCATGCGGTAGGTACACTATAG
- the deoC gene encoding deoxyribose-phosphate aldolase: protein MGLKSTEPAIRKYVEKPKSVQKPFDLAPFIEHTLLKPEATRRDILRICNEARQFHFCGVCVNPVFVEEAQRQLAGTGCLVITVVGFPLGANLTSTKVAETSHVIQLGTNEVDMVIPLGALKEGDYRTVYKDIRAVIEAAGPVPVKVIIEAGLLDETEKIAACLLAERAGAAFVKTSTGFTARGATLEDVRLIKAVVGDRLGIKAAGGIRDFQSARALVEAGATRLGCSASVAIVTESL, encoded by the coding sequence ATGGGGCTTAAATCCACGGAGCCAGCTATTCGGAAATACGTGGAAAAACCAAAATCTGTCCAAAAACCCTTCGATTTAGCCCCGTTCATTGAGCACACCTTATTGAAACCCGAGGCAACACGCAGGGACATACTGAGGATTTGCAATGAGGCAAGGCAATTCCATTTCTGTGGGGTCTGTGTGAATCCGGTCTTTGTGGAAGAGGCCCAAAGGCAATTAGCAGGGACTGGCTGTCTGGTTATTACCGTTGTGGGGTTTCCATTAGGGGCAAATTTAACGAGTACTAAGGTTGCGGAGACGAGTCACGTTATACAGCTAGGCACAAACGAAGTGGATATGGTCATTCCACTGGGTGCATTGAAAGAAGGTGATTACAGGACGGTCTATAAGGATATCCGTGCGGTCATTGAAGCAGCGGGACCAGTCCCGGTAAAGGTGATTATCGAGGCAGGTCTTCTGGATGAAACAGAAAAGATTGCGGCATGTTTGTTGGCAGAGCGAGCTGGCGCTGCATTTGTCAAGACCTCGACTGGCTTCACCGCCCGTGGTGCGACGTTGGAAGATGTCAGATTAATAAAGGCAGTTGTGGGTGACAGACTCGGCATAAAGGCCGCCGGCGGGATTCGGGATTTTCAAAGTGCCCGTGCCCTGGTAGAGGCTGGGGCAACCAGGCTAGGTTGTTCGGCATCTGTTGCAATTGTGACAGAATCTTTATAA
- the msrA gene encoding peptide-methionine (S)-S-oxide reductase MsrA: protein MQEKEVVTLGGGCFWCIEAIFEELEGVEQAESGYSGGWVDDPTYEQVCTGKTGHAEVVQVTFEPKVISLKEILKIFFTVHDPTTLNRQGQDVGTQYRSVIFYHSQEQKAVAEQVIQEIQTEKLWSDPIVTEIVPFKVFYKAEDYHQEYYKLNPGQAYCRIIIAPKIKKFREHSRDKLKRKQ, encoded by the coding sequence ATGCAAGAGAAAGAAGTCGTGACGCTTGGCGGAGGCTGTTTCTGGTGTATAGAGGCGATTTTTGAAGAGCTGGAAGGGGTGGAGCAGGCTGAGTCCGGGTATTCAGGCGGCTGGGTTGATGATCCCACATATGAACAGGTCTGTACCGGGAAAACAGGGCATGCCGAAGTAGTACAGGTCACGTTCGAACCGAAGGTTATTTCATTGAAAGAAATTCTAAAAATTTTCTTCACGGTACACGACCCGACTACCCTGAACCGCCAGGGGCAGGATGTCGGCACGCAGTACCGCTCGGTGATTTTTTACCACAGCCAGGAACAAAAGGCTGTAGCCGAGCAGGTGATCCAGGAGATTCAGACAGAGAAATTGTGGAGTGATCCTATCGTGACCGAGATTGTTCCATTTAAGGTATTTTATAAGGCAGAAGATTATCACCAGGAGTACTATAAGCTGAATCCCGGGCAAGCATATTGTCGCATCATAATTGCCCCGAAGATAAAGAAATTCCGGGAACACTCTCGGGATAAGCTGAAAAGAAAACAGTAA